The following nucleotide sequence is from Borrelia sp. A-FGy1.
TAAACTTGAAACACAATACTCATTTTCTAAATATTTTTGTATTTCACAACCAAGAATCTCAGCATTCCAAATTGAATAATTTACATAAATCAAAGCCCTACCTTTCATCACTCTCCTTATATGGAATCTCTTCAAATTCAGTCTTGTCAAATATCCGTTCAATATCAATTAATATCAAGTATTCACTCTCAAAATTTTCTTCTCTATCAATCCTTACAACACCAGATATGTATTTTCTGTCCAAAGTTTGCAAAGTTGCAGGAGGTTCCTGCACCTTTGTCGAATCAAAATTAATAACTTTTAAAACCTTATCTACAAATATTCCTAAAAGCTTACCCTTGATATTAACTATTAAATAACCTGTTAAAAT
It contains:
- a CDS encoding chemotaxis protein CheW, giving the protein MFGREKVREKKSQLQVACFKIGRESYGVTIDHIREVIKVPLESIYAIPNVPDYITGIYNLRGSIIPLINLNIRFNIPSVCETEEDKILTGYLIVNIKGKLLGIFVDKVLKVINFDSTKVQEPPATLQTLDRKYISGVVRIDREENFESEYLILIDIERIFDKTEFEEIPYKESDER